A genomic region of Brassica napus cultivar Da-Ae unplaced genomic scaffold, Da-Ae ScsIHWf_43;HRSCAF=80, whole genome shotgun sequence contains the following coding sequences:
- the LOC125603972 gene encoding protein POLYCHOME-like has protein sequence MAEGRDRLERQIDFASLFLNRQRGRIFVDDETTWTVQARGGIWRRGRPRPRTRTRPRASPSRRALADITDVNRVGTERRRAVVGPRPLLDTAVVRAGTERRRAVDRVPLAQLELRYSVASAVASAGVNHPSSIAWVQQKLLSLKEELSDGEEALTPELLNYIDQVGIYLTEELEKLKSTPSAQRAERERRIRTLMSMR, from the exons ATGGCGGAAGGGCGCGATAGACTCGAACGACAAATTGATTTTGCATCATTGTTTCTCAACAGACAGCGCGGAAGGATCTTCGTTGACGATGAAACTACATGGACTGTGCAAGCAAGAGGTGGTATTTGGCGGCGTGGAAGGCCTCGTCCTCGTACTCGTACTCGTCCTCGTGCTTCACCTTCAAGGAGGGCCCTCGCTGATATCACTGATGTGAATAGG GTGGGTACTGAGAGAAGGAGAGCAGTGGTTGGCCCAAGGCCCCTCCTTGATACTGCTGTTGTTAGG GCGGGTACTGAGAGAAGGAGAGCAGTTGACCGTGTACCACTGGCTCAGCTCGAGCTCAGGTATTCTGTGGCCAGTGCTGTTGCATCCGCTGGAGTCAACCACCCCTCTTCCATCGCTTGGGTTCAGCAGAAGTTGCTCTCACTCAAAGAGGAATTATCTGATGGAGAGGAGGCCCTCACTCCAGAGCTCCTCAACTATATAGATCAAGTGGGGATTTATCTGACGGAAGAGCTTGAGAAGCTGAAAAGCACACCAAGTGCGCAGAGAGCTGAGAGGGAGAGGAGGATTCGAACATTGATGTCCATGAGGTGA